A single Streptomyces sannanensis DNA region contains:
- the ltrA gene encoding group II intron reverse transcriptase/maturase, with protein MEDVHRERESSLWERMLSRENLLAALNRVEVNRGAPGVDGMTTAELRPWIAVHWPEVRAELDAGIYRPAPVRQVIIPKPGGGERMLGVPRVLDRLIQQAIAQVLVPIFDPQFSGSSFGFRPGRSAHQAVRVARRAIEDGYRWVVDLDLDRFFDRVQHDVLMARVARKVADRRVLRLVRRYLEAGIMVDGIKMPSEEGTPQGSPLSPVLSNIMLDDLDRELFRRGHRFVRYADDVRVFVRSERAARRVLASVTAVVEQRLKLMVNREKSKVGHARSAVLLGFGFYFTRAGVRIRVDPKAVKRLKDRLRELTSRRWSIAMDERIAKINRFTTGWMGYFQLADTPKVFRELDEWFRRRMRQIRWKEWKLPKARFRNLRELGIAEWKAREWAGSGKGYWRIAGSAVLQRAMPNSHWDDLGLRMLKPTWQRLRSA; from the coding sequence ATGGAGGACGTTCACCGGGAGCGGGAGTCCTCGCTGTGGGAGCGGATGCTCTCCAGGGAGAACCTGCTCGCGGCGCTCAACCGCGTCGAAGTGAACCGGGGTGCACCCGGAGTGGATGGCATGACTACGGCTGAGTTGCGGCCGTGGATCGCAGTGCACTGGCCTGAAGTGAGGGCCGAACTCGACGCGGGCATCTACCGGCCGGCGCCGGTCCGTCAGGTGATCATCCCGAAGCCTGGTGGCGGCGAGCGGATGCTGGGGGTGCCGCGGGTGCTGGACCGCTTGATCCAGCAGGCCATCGCGCAAGTACTCGTGCCCATCTTCGACCCGCAGTTCTCGGGGTCGTCCTTCGGATTCCGTCCCGGCCGGTCCGCCCATCAGGCGGTCCGGGTCGCGCGGCGGGCGATCGAGGACGGCTACCGGTGGGTCGTGGACCTTGATCTGGACCGGTTCTTCGACCGGGTCCAGCATGACGTCCTGATGGCGCGGGTCGCGCGCAAGGTCGCTGACCGCAGGGTCTTGAGACTGGTCCGCAGGTATTTGGAAGCCGGGATCATGGTGGACGGCATCAAGATGCCGAGCGAAGAGGGGACCCCGCAGGGGTCCCCGCTGTCGCCGGTGCTGTCGAACATCATGCTCGACGACCTGGACCGGGAACTGTTCAGGCGCGGTCACCGGTTCGTGCGCTACGCCGACGACGTGCGCGTCTTCGTGCGGAGCGAACGAGCCGCCAGAAGGGTGCTCGCCTCGGTCACGGCCGTGGTCGAGCAGCGGCTGAAACTGATGGTCAACCGGGAGAAGTCGAAGGTGGGCCACGCCCGCTCGGCGGTGCTGCTGGGGTTCGGCTTCTACTTCACCCGGGCCGGGGTCAGGATCCGGGTCGATCCGAAGGCGGTCAAGCGCCTGAAGGACCGGCTGCGGGAGTTGACCTCGCGCCGGTGGAGCATCGCGATGGATGAACGCATCGCGAAGATCAACCGCTTCACCACCGGATGGATGGGCTACTTCCAGCTAGCGGACACCCCGAAGGTGTTCAGGGAGCTGGACGAGTGGTTCCGCCGCAGGATGCGGCAGATCCGCTGGAAGGAATGGAAGCTCCCCAAGGCCCGGTTCAGGAACCTCCGCGAGCTCGGCATCGCCGAGTGGAAGGCCCGCGAATGGGCGGGCAGCGGCAAGGGTTACTGGCGGATCGCGGGATCGGCTGTCCTTCAGCGGGCGATGCCCAACTCTCACTGGGACGACCTCGGCCTGCGCATGCTCAAGCCGACCTGGCAACGGTTGAGATCAGCTTGA
- a CDS encoding histidine phosphatase family protein: MNGGRSGRGRRIVLWRHGQTSWNLERRFQGSTDIELTAAGLAQARRSARLLAALKPHAIVSSDLKRASATARELSSVTGLDVAHDSALRETYAGAWQGLTHDEITERYGEEYSAWKRGEPVRRGGGELETEVADRAAPVVLHHADKLADDGALVVVSHGGTIRTTIGRLLGLEPHHWEGLGGLSNCCWSVLGEGARGWRLLEHNAGTLPEPVLGDDD; this comes from the coding sequence CTGAACGGCGGCAGGAGCGGCCGGGGGCGCCGCATAGTCCTGTGGAGGCACGGCCAGACCTCGTGGAATCTGGAGCGCCGCTTCCAGGGATCCACCGACATCGAGCTGACCGCGGCCGGCCTCGCCCAGGCCCGGCGCTCGGCGAGGCTGCTGGCCGCGCTGAAGCCGCACGCGATCGTTTCCTCGGACCTCAAGCGCGCGTCGGCGACGGCACGCGAGCTGTCGTCCGTCACCGGCCTCGACGTGGCCCATGACTCGGCGCTGCGCGAGACCTACGCGGGAGCCTGGCAGGGGCTGACCCACGACGAGATCACCGAGCGGTACGGCGAGGAGTACTCCGCGTGGAAGCGCGGCGAGCCGGTGCGCCGCGGTGGCGGTGAACTGGAGACCGAGGTTGCCGACCGCGCGGCCCCCGTCGTGCTGCACCACGCCGACAAGCTGGCCGACGACGGCGCGCTCGTCGTCGTCAGCCACGGCGGCACGATCCGCACCACGATCGGTCGGCTGCTGGGCCTGGAACCGCACCACTGGGAGGGCCTGGGCGGCCTGTCCAACTGCTGCTGGTCCGTGCTCGGCGAGGGCGCGCGCGGCTGGCGGCTGCTGGAGCACAACGCCGGCACGCTCCCGGAGCCGGTGCTCGGCGACGACGACTGA
- the rsfS gene encoding ribosome silencing factor, translating to MTATDRSIELITTAAQAAADKLAHDIIAYDVSDVLSITDAFLLASAPSDRQVKSIVDEIEERLLKDLGAKPVRREGDREARWVLLDYIDIVVHVQHSEERVFYALERLWKDCPELPLPEDAQKTRGKAEEHARLAEAADGELN from the coding sequence GTGACCGCCACGGACCGTTCCATCGAGCTCATCACCACCGCCGCACAGGCGGCAGCGGACAAGCTCGCGCACGACATCATCGCCTACGACGTCAGCGACGTGCTGTCGATCACCGATGCCTTTCTGCTCGCCTCCGCACCCAGCGACCGCCAGGTCAAGTCGATCGTCGACGAGATCGAGGAGCGGCTGCTGAAGGACCTCGGTGCCAAGCCGGTGCGCCGCGAGGGCGACCGCGAGGCCCGCTGGGTGCTGCTCGACTACATCGACATCGTGGTGCACGTCCAGCACAGCGAGGAGCGCGTCTTCTACGCCCTGGAGCGGCTGTGGAAGGACTGCCCCGAGCTGCCGCTCCCCGAGGACGCGCAGAAGACCCGCGGCAAGGCGGAGGAGCACGCCCGGCTCGCCGAGGCCGCGGACGGTGAGCTGAACTGA
- a CDS encoding LytR C-terminal domain-containing protein — MNDQQHPYDPYYQPQPQVIGYDEYGQPVYQQPQQAPQQYGYDPYGPQQPVHDPYAQSPHPQQPQQPPQYGYGYGYGYDAAQQPAAVDTTQQWIPQQAEAPARGPQPFVPQQPAPPTAEPQPQPHERAVPTQRSAEPDLRTEQFSFVEDPDEDSEDVIDWLKFTESRTERREEARRRGRNRIIALAVALALVVVGGVGYLWFTGSLPGTSDTDRQQTTGAGPQKRDVIVVHLHDTKKGGTSTALLVDNVTTKQGTTVLLPNSLSVSNDDGTVTTLGKSVDDDGSAGTREALDTLLGAKITGTWRLDTPYLENLVELVGNIDIDTDTDVPGAKKGDPPLVKKGEKQTLGGRAAVAYATYRAPAEAEDRQLQRFGQVMYGVLRKISSDPKAATITIQTLAQILDPSLPESDLGASLAKLAEHAKVGDHKTTLLPVQDDGTLGDKATESVVKDILGGTVHAPEQGAAVRVGVKNASGNQDAAESARITLVGGGYSFVDSGKADTEQSSEVIYGDAAQKAKAVEVAKTLGLPESAVRQGKPAANADISVVLGQDYEVK; from the coding sequence GTGAACGACCAGCAGCACCCGTACGACCCGTATTACCAGCCGCAGCCGCAGGTCATCGGCTACGACGAGTACGGGCAGCCGGTGTACCAGCAGCCACAGCAGGCGCCACAGCAGTACGGCTACGACCCGTACGGCCCACAGCAGCCCGTCCACGACCCGTACGCGCAGTCTCCGCACCCCCAGCAGCCGCAGCAGCCCCCGCAGTACGGCTACGGCTACGGCTACGGGTACGACGCCGCCCAGCAGCCCGCCGCCGTGGACACGACCCAGCAGTGGATCCCCCAGCAGGCCGAGGCCCCCGCCCGGGGCCCGCAGCCGTTCGTCCCGCAGCAGCCCGCCCCGCCGACGGCCGAGCCTCAGCCCCAGCCTCACGAGCGCGCCGTACCGACGCAGCGGAGCGCCGAGCCCGACCTCCGTACCGAGCAGTTCTCCTTCGTCGAGGACCCGGACGAGGACTCCGAAGACGTCATCGACTGGCTGAAGTTCACCGAGAGCCGCACCGAGCGGCGCGAGGAGGCCAGACGCCGTGGCCGCAACCGGATCATCGCGCTGGCCGTGGCGCTGGCCCTGGTCGTGGTGGGCGGAGTGGGCTATCTGTGGTTCACCGGGAGCCTGCCCGGCACGTCGGACACCGATCGGCAGCAGACCACCGGGGCCGGACCGCAGAAGCGGGACGTGATCGTGGTGCATCTGCACGACACCAAGAAGGGCGGCACCTCCACGGCGCTGCTCGTCGACAACGTGACCACCAAGCAGGGCACCACCGTCCTGCTGCCCAACTCCCTTTCCGTTTCCAACGACGACGGCACCGTCACCACGCTCGGCAAGTCCGTCGACGACGACGGCTCGGCCGGCACGCGTGAGGCGCTGGACACCCTGCTCGGCGCGAAGATCACCGGAACCTGGCGGCTGGACACCCCGTACCTGGAGAACCTCGTCGAGTTGGTCGGCAACATCGACATCGACACCGACACGGATGTGCCCGGAGCGAAGAAGGGTGACCCTCCGCTGGTCAAGAAGGGCGAGAAGCAGACGCTCGGCGGCCGGGCGGCCGTGGCATACGCCACCTACCGCGCCCCCGCGGAGGCCGAGGACCGTCAGCTGCAGCGGTTCGGCCAGGTCATGTACGGCGTACTGCGCAAGATCTCGAGTGATCCGAAGGCCGCGACGATCACGATCCAGACGCTCGCCCAGATTCTCGACCCCTCACTGCCCGAGTCCGACCTGGGGGCCTCCCTCGCCAAGCTCGCCGAGCACGCCAAGGTGGGCGACCACAAGACGACGCTGCTCCCGGTGCAGGACGACGGCACGCTCGGCGACAAGGCCACCGAGAGTGTGGTCAAGGACATACTGGGCGGAACGGTCCACGCACCCGAGCAGGGTGCCGCCGTACGCGTAGGCGTCAAGAACGCCAGCGGGAACCAGGACGCGGCGGAGAGCGCGCGCATCACGCTGGTGGGCGGCGGTTACAGCTTCGTCGACTCGGGCAAGGCGGACACCGAGCAGTCCTCGGAGGTGATCTACGGTGACGCCGCGCAGAAGGCGAAGGCCGTCGAGGTCGCCAAGACCCTCGGTCTGCCGGAGAGCGCGGTGCGGCAGGGCAAGCCCGCGGCGAACGCCGACATCTCGGTCGTCCTCGGCCAGGACTACGAGGTGAAGTAG
- the nadD gene encoding nicotinate-nucleotide adenylyltransferase, with protein MGEQDMPTGPVKRRIGVMGGTFDPIHHGHLVAASEVAAQFHLDEVIFVPTGQPWQKTHRHVSPAEDRYLMTVIATASNPQFSVSRIDIDRGGPTYTIDTLRDLRALNSDADLFFITGADALSQILTWRDATELFSLAHFIGVTRPGHILTDDGLPAGGVSLVEVPALAISSTDCRARVAQGEPVWYLVPDGVVRYIDKRQLYRGE; from the coding sequence ATGGGAGAGCAGGACATGCCTACCGGTCCGGTAAAGCGCCGCATCGGCGTCATGGGCGGGACGTTCGACCCGATCCATCACGGACACCTCGTGGCCGCCAGTGAGGTGGCCGCGCAGTTCCACCTCGACGAGGTGATCTTCGTACCGACCGGGCAGCCCTGGCAGAAGACCCACCGGCATGTGTCCCCGGCCGAGGACCGCTATCTGATGACGGTCATCGCGACGGCGTCCAACCCGCAGTTCTCGGTGAGCCGTATCGACATCGACCGCGGCGGGCCGACGTACACCATCGACACACTGAGGGATCTGCGGGCGCTCAACAGCGACGCGGACCTCTTCTTCATCACCGGTGCCGACGCGCTCTCCCAGATCCTGACCTGGCGCGACGCGACGGAGCTGTTCTCGCTCGCCCATTTCATCGGCGTCACCAGGCCAGGGCACATACTGACGGACGACGGGCTGCCGGCAGGCGGTGTCTCCCTGGTGGAGGTGCCTGCGCTGGCCATCTCCTCGACGGACTGCCGGGCAAGGGTCGCGCAGGGCGAGCCGGTCTGGTACCTGGTGCCGGACGGTGTGGTCCGCTACATCGACAAGCGCCAGCTGTACCGCGGCGAGTGA
- a CDS encoding M48 family metallopeptidase codes for MTGSTSDNGESVPSRQRKRFPGISSRAYEHPADRSALVALRRLSGFDTVFKALSGLLPERSLRLLFLSDSVRVSDAQFAHLNAMLRDACYILDLEKVPPMYVTQDPKPNAMCIGLDEPIIVVTTGLVELLDEEEMRAVVGHEVGHALSGHSVYRTVLLFLTNLALKVAWIPLGNVAIMAIVTALREWFRKSELSADRAGLLVGQDLQASMRGLMKIAGGNHLHEMNVDAFLEQAEEYEAAGDLRDSVLKILNVLPRSHPFTTVRAAELKKWAQSRDHQRIMDGHYPRREDDKEASVTDSFRESASHYADSVRSSKDPLLKLVSDIAGGAGDLGGKLRDRFTGGSSGSGKGSEDKD; via the coding sequence ATGACCGGCAGCACCAGCGACAACGGCGAGAGCGTGCCGAGCAGGCAGCGCAAGCGATTCCCCGGGATCTCGTCCCGGGCGTACGAACATCCGGCGGACCGGTCCGCGCTGGTGGCGCTGCGCAGGCTCAGCGGATTCGACACCGTCTTCAAGGCCCTCAGCGGACTGCTGCCCGAGCGCAGTCTGCGGCTGCTCTTCCTCTCCGACTCGGTGCGGGTGAGCGATGCGCAGTTCGCCCATCTCAACGCCATGCTGCGGGACGCGTGCTACATCCTGGACCTGGAGAAGGTCCCGCCGATGTACGTCACACAGGACCCCAAGCCGAACGCCATGTGCATCGGCCTCGACGAGCCGATCATCGTGGTCACCACGGGCCTGGTGGAGCTGCTCGACGAGGAGGAGATGCGGGCGGTCGTCGGCCACGAGGTGGGTCACGCCCTCTCTGGCCACTCCGTCTACCGCACGGTCCTGCTCTTCCTCACCAATCTCGCTCTCAAGGTCGCCTGGATACCACTGGGCAATGTCGCGATCATGGCGATCGTCACTGCGCTGCGTGAGTGGTTCCGCAAGTCGGAGCTCTCCGCCGACCGGGCGGGACTGCTGGTCGGCCAGGACCTCCAGGCTTCCATGCGCGGCCTGATGAAGATCGCCGGTGGCAACCATCTGCACGAGATGAACGTGGACGCGTTCCTGGAGCAGGCGGAGGAGTACGAGGCGGCCGGCGACCTGCGCGACTCCGTGCTCAAGATCCTCAATGTGCTGCCCCGCTCCCACCCGTTCACCACTGTGCGGGCCGCCGAGCTGAAGAAGTGGGCGCAGAGCCGCGACCACCAGCGGATCATGGACGGCCACTACCCGCGCCGAGAGGACGACAAGGAGGCCTCGGTCACGGACTCCTTCCGGGAGTCGGCCAGTCATTACGCCGACTCGGTGCGCAGCAGCAAGGATCCGCTGCTGAAGCTGGTGAGCGACATAGCCGGCGGGGCCGGTGACCTCGGCGGCAAGCTGCGCGACCGGTTCACCGGGGGCTCGTCCGGCTCCGGCAAGGGCTCCGAGGACAAGGACTAG
- a CDS encoding glutamate-5-semialdehyde dehydrogenase: MTLLSPYDNMSPVVQAAYRARAAAAQIAPLPRLAKDDALLAIADALEVRASEIVTANGRDIAKAREAGTSEAIIDRLTLTPERVRAIASDVRSVAALPDPVGEVVRGSTLPNGIDLRQVRVPLGVVGIIYEARPNVTVDAAALCLKSGNAVLLRGSSSAYESNTALVTVLRDAVGGAGLPADAIQLVPGESRDSVRELMRARGLVDVLIPRGGASLIKAVVEESTVPVIETGTGNCHVYVDAEADLDMAVDILINSKAQRPSVCNAAETLLVHQDIADAFLPRALDALAEAGVTVHGDERVLAHAEGSKASVVAATPEDWETEYLSYDIAAAVVPSLDKAVEHIRLWSSGHTEAIVTTSQAAARRFTQLVDSTTVAVNASTRFTDGGQFGFGAEIGISTQKLHARGPMGLPELTSTKYIVTGDGHTR, encoded by the coding sequence ATGACCCTGCTCTCTCCGTACGACAACATGTCCCCGGTCGTCCAGGCCGCCTACCGGGCGCGTGCCGCGGCAGCGCAGATCGCGCCACTGCCGCGCTTGGCGAAGGACGACGCGCTGCTGGCGATCGCGGACGCGCTGGAGGTGCGGGCGAGCGAGATCGTCACGGCGAACGGCCGGGACATCGCCAAGGCCCGCGAGGCCGGCACCAGCGAGGCGATCATCGACCGGCTCACCCTCACCCCGGAGCGGGTTCGGGCCATCGCCTCCGATGTGCGCAGTGTGGCCGCGCTGCCCGACCCGGTGGGCGAGGTGGTGCGCGGTTCGACGCTGCCCAATGGCATCGACCTGCGCCAGGTCCGGGTTCCGCTCGGTGTCGTCGGCATCATCTACGAGGCCCGGCCGAACGTCACCGTGGACGCCGCCGCGCTCTGCCTGAAGTCCGGCAACGCCGTGCTGCTGCGCGGCTCGTCCTCCGCGTACGAGTCCAACACCGCGCTGGTGACGGTGCTGCGCGACGCCGTCGGCGGCGCCGGGCTGCCCGCGGACGCCATCCAGCTCGTGCCCGGCGAGAGCCGTGACTCGGTGCGCGAACTGATGCGCGCCCGAGGTCTGGTCGACGTGCTGATCCCGCGCGGCGGCGCCTCGCTGATCAAGGCGGTCGTCGAGGAGTCGACCGTCCCGGTGATCGAGACCGGCACCGGGAACTGCCACGTCTACGTGGACGCCGAGGCCGACCTCGACATGGCTGTCGACATCCTGATCAACTCCAAGGCGCAGCGGCCCAGCGTCTGCAACGCCGCCGAGACGCTCCTGGTCCACCAGGACATCGCGGACGCCTTCCTGCCCCGCGCCCTGGACGCCCTCGCCGAGGCCGGGGTGACCGTGCACGGCGACGAACGGGTGCTCGCCCATGCCGAGGGTTCCAAGGCCTCGGTCGTGGCGGCCACGCCCGAGGACTGGGAGACCGAGTACCTCTCCTACGACATCGCGGCCGCCGTCGTTCCGTCGCTCGACAAAGCCGTGGAACACATCCGGCTGTGGTCCTCCGGCCACACCGAGGCGATCGTCACCACCTCGCAGGCCGCGGCCCGCCGCTTCACCCAGCTGGTGGATTCCACGACCGTCGCGGTGAACGCGTCCACCCGTTTCACGGACGGTGGCCAGTTCGGTTTCGGCGCCGAGATCGGAATCTCCACGCAGAAGCTGCATGCGCGCGGACCGATGGGTCTGCCCGAGCTGACCTCGACGAAGTACATCGTGACGGGAGACGGTCACACTCGGTGA